The Streptomyces laurentii genome contains a region encoding:
- a CDS encoding cystathionine gamma-synthase (CGS_like: Cystathionine gamma-synthase isa PLP dependent enzyme and catalyzes the committed step of methionine biosynthesis. This pathway is unique to microorganisms and plants, rendering the enzyme an attractive target for the development of...; cd00614;~Cys/Met metabolism PLP-dependent enzyme; pfam01053;~catalytic residue [active];~cystathionine gamma-synthase [Streptomyces roseosporus NRRL15998];~homodimer interface [polypeptide binding];~identified by MetaGeneAnnotator; putative;~pyridoxal 5'-phosphate binding site [chemical binding];~substrate-cofactor binding pocket), translating into MQIDRVQYDRIGHRPNVARDFTASARDTFTVPRMDTSMDAFDSSPSAAAPTRALATEAVHAGRDDLAELGLHAPPLDLSTTYPSYDSRAEAARIDAFATCGALPEGSPVYARLGNPTTDRFETALARLEGTDASVAFASGMAALSAVLLSRASLGLRHVVAVRPLYGCSDHLLNAGLLGTEVTWTDPAGVAAALRPDTGLVMVETPANPTLAEVDIRALAHSCGTVPLLVDNTFATPVLQRPVELGARMVLHSATKYLGGHGDVMGGVVACDEELAGPLRQVRFATGGVLHPLAGYLLLRGLSTLPVRVRAASATAAELVRRLAADPRVARVHYPRIGGAMIAFEVHGDPHRVIAGVRLVTPAVSLGSVDTLIQHPASISHRIVDADGRHEGGISDRLLRMSVGLEDVEDLWNDLFQALGEFPGGAAAAAHEEPAVRV; encoded by the coding sequence GTGCAGATCGACCGTGTCCAGTACGACAGAATCGGCCATCGGCCGAACGTAGCACGGGACTTCACCGCTTCTGCCCGGGACACGTTCACAGTTCCGCGCATGGACACCTCCATGGACGCCTTCGACTCCTCCCCGTCGGCCGCCGCCCCCACCCGGGCCCTGGCCACCGAAGCCGTGCACGCCGGCCGCGACGACCTCGCGGAGCTGGGCCTGCACGCCCCGCCGCTCGATCTGTCCACCACCTACCCGTCGTACGACTCCCGGGCGGAGGCCGCCCGGATCGACGCGTTCGCCACCTGCGGCGCGCTGCCGGAGGGTTCGCCGGTCTACGCCCGGCTCGGCAACCCGACGACCGACCGTTTCGAGACCGCCCTCGCCCGCCTGGAGGGCACGGACGCGTCGGTCGCGTTCGCCAGCGGCATGGCCGCGCTCAGCGCCGTCCTGCTCAGCCGGGCGAGCCTCGGCCTGCGGCACGTCGTCGCCGTCCGCCCGCTCTACGGGTGCAGCGACCACCTGCTGAACGCCGGGCTGCTCGGCACCGAGGTCACCTGGACCGACCCGGCCGGCGTCGCCGCCGCCCTCCGCCCGGACACCGGTCTGGTGATGGTGGAGACGCCGGCCAACCCGACCCTCGCCGAGGTCGACATCCGGGCCCTCGCGCACTCCTGCGGCACCGTGCCGCTGCTCGTCGACAACACCTTCGCCACCCCGGTCCTGCAGCGGCCGGTCGAGCTGGGTGCCCGGATGGTGCTGCACAGCGCCACCAAGTACCTGGGCGGGCACGGCGACGTGATGGGCGGGGTCGTCGCCTGCGACGAGGAGCTGGCCGGCCCGCTGCGCCAGGTGCGGTTCGCGACCGGCGGGGTGCTCCACCCGCTCGCCGGCTATCTGCTGCTGCGCGGTCTGTCGACGCTGCCGGTACGGGTCCGGGCGGCGTCGGCGACCGCGGCCGAACTGGTCCGCCGGCTGGCCGCCGACCCGCGGGTCGCCCGGGTGCACTACCCGAGGATCGGCGGCGCGATGATCGCCTTCGAGGTGCACGGGGATCCGCACCGGGTGATCGCCGGGGTCCGGCTCGTCACCCCGGCGGTCAGCCTCGGCAGTGTCGACACCCTGATCCAGCACCCGGCCTCGATCAGCCACCGCATCGTGGACGCCGACGGCCGGCACGAGGGCGGGATCAGTGACCGGCTGCTGCGGATGTCGGTCGGCCTGGAGGACGTCGAGGACCTGTGGAACGACCTGTTCCAGGCCTTGGGCGAGTTCCCCGGCGGTGCCGCGGCGGCCGCGCACGAGGAGCCGGCCGTCCGCGTCTGA
- a CDS encoding asnC-family transcriptional regulator (AsnC family; pfam01037;~AsnC-family transcriptional regulator [Streptomyces albus J1074];~Helix-turn-helix domains; cl00088;~Transcriptional regulators [Transcription]; COG1522;~identified by MetaGeneAnnotator; putative) — protein sequence MADSVVLDTVDLHILRLLQNDARTTYRELAAEVGVAASTCLDRVARLRRTGVVLGHRLQLNPAKLGRGLEALLLVQVRPHRRELIGPFVERIRALPESRALFHLTGPDDYLIHVAVADPADLQRLVLDEFTSRREVARVETRLIFQQWECGPLLPPVPGAHLSAD from the coding sequence ATGGCCGATTCTGTCGTACTGGACACGGTCGATCTGCACATTCTTCGCCTCCTGCAGAACGACGCCCGGACCACCTACCGGGAGCTTGCCGCCGAGGTCGGAGTCGCCGCCTCCACGTGTCTGGACCGGGTGGCGCGGCTGCGCCGCACCGGCGTGGTCCTCGGGCACCGGCTACAACTGAATCCGGCCAAACTCGGCCGAGGACTGGAGGCCCTGCTCCTCGTCCAGGTACGCCCGCACCGGCGGGAGCTGATCGGGCCGTTCGTCGAACGGATCAGGGCCCTGCCGGAGTCCCGGGCGCTGTTCCATCTCACCGGCCCGGACGACTACCTGATCCACGTGGCCGTCGCCGACCCGGCCGACCTGCAACGACTCGTCCTCGACGAGTTCACCTCACGGCGCGAGGTGGCCCGGGTGGAGACCCGGCTGATCTTCCAGCAGTGGGAGTGCGGTCCGCTGCTGCCGCCCGTCCCGGGTGCTCATTTGTCAGCCGACTGA